From one Luteipulveratus mongoliensis genomic stretch:
- a CDS encoding dipeptidase → MTSSLEAVTELLHQHPLIDGHNDLPWAARQQVRYDFDRLDIATDTSDRTHTDIARLRQGCVGGQFWSVYVPATLQGDSAISATLEQIDSVHQMVGRYPDAFGIARTADEVESVFGSGRIASLMGAEGGHSIGCSLATLRMMYVLGVRYMTLTHNDNVPWADSATDEPVHQGLSRFGVEVVREMNRTGMLVDLSHVSADTMRDALKVSESPAIFSHSSARAVCDSPRNAPDDVLESLRDNNGVIMATFVPDFVSQACADWRQSAKDAATAAGLRPGDLEQFIPFSQEFAAKNPRPKATLEDAVAHFEHIREVAGIDHLGVGGDYDGTDGFPEGLHDVSTYPVVFAALRDKGWSDDDLAKVAGGNILRVLRDAEAKAHELQGSRGPSLATYEELDGRTA, encoded by the coding sequence ATGACGTCCTCCCTCGAAGCCGTGACCGAGCTGCTGCACCAGCACCCCCTGATCGATGGCCACAACGACCTCCCGTGGGCTGCCCGTCAACAGGTGCGCTACGACTTCGACAGACTCGACATCGCCACCGACACCAGCGACCGCACGCACACCGACATCGCGCGACTGCGTCAGGGCTGCGTGGGCGGCCAGTTCTGGTCGGTCTACGTGCCGGCGACGTTGCAGGGTGACTCGGCGATCTCCGCGACGCTGGAGCAGATCGACTCGGTCCACCAGATGGTCGGCCGCTACCCCGACGCCTTCGGGATCGCCCGCACCGCGGACGAGGTCGAGTCGGTGTTCGGCTCGGGGCGCATCGCCTCCCTCATGGGGGCCGAAGGCGGTCACTCCATCGGCTGCTCGCTCGCGACCCTCCGGATGATGTACGTCCTCGGCGTCCGCTACATGACCCTGACTCACAACGACAACGTCCCGTGGGCCGACTCGGCGACGGATGAGCCTGTGCACCAAGGACTTTCGCGTTTCGGCGTCGAGGTCGTGCGCGAGATGAACCGCACCGGGATGCTCGTCGACCTCAGTCACGTCTCGGCCGACACGATGCGTGATGCGCTGAAGGTCAGCGAGTCGCCGGCGATCTTCTCCCACTCCTCCGCGCGCGCCGTCTGCGACAGCCCCCGCAACGCGCCCGACGACGTACTCGAGAGCCTGCGCGACAACAACGGCGTCATCATGGCGACCTTCGTGCCCGACTTCGTGTCGCAGGCCTGTGCCGACTGGCGGCAGAGCGCCAAGGACGCAGCGACGGCGGCCGGACTGCGCCCCGGCGACCTGGAGCAGTTCATCCCGTTCTCGCAGGAGTTCGCCGCCAAGAACCCGCGGCCCAAGGCGACTCTCGAGGACGCGGTCGCCCACTTCGAGCACATCCGCGAGGTCGCCGGCATCGATCACCTGGGTGTCGGCGGCGACTACGACGGCACCGACGGCTTCCCCGAAGGTCTGCACGACGTGTCGACCTACCCCGTTGTGTTCGCCGCGCTGCGCGACAAGGGCTGGTCCGATGACGACCTCGCCAAGGTCGCCGGCGGCAACATCCTGCGCGTGCTGCGCGACGCCGAGGCCAAGGCGCACGAGCTGCAGGGCTCGCGCGGACCCAGCCTCGCGACGTACGAAGAGCTGGACGGCCGGACCGCCTGA